The Pseudochaenichthys georgianus chromosome 24, fPseGeo1.2, whole genome shotgun sequence genome includes a region encoding these proteins:
- the LOC117440164 gene encoding mitochondrial basic amino acids transporter-like isoform X1, whose product MDFFAGCIGGAAGVLVGHPFDTVKVRLQVQSVDKPLYRGTFHCFQSIIRQETLFGLYKGIGSPMMGLTFINAIVFGVQRNTMRLLGHDTPMNQFLAGAAAGTIQCVICCPMELAKTRLQLQGTGEKKSSRKLYKNSLDCLVRIYNREGLRGVNRGMVTTLIREMPGFGVYFLAYDVLTRGLGCEPDDRFMIPKLLFAGGMAGIASWLSTYPVDVIKSRLQADGVGGVYRYSSIADCVRQSVRREGYMVFTRGLTSTLLRAFPVNAATFATVTLILMYSRGEGQGPKDCELAPTGHQAQLQQQAHPSSL is encoded by the exons ATGGACTTCTTTGCTGGATGCATCGGAG GGGCTGCTGGAGTCTTGGTTGGACACCCATTTGACACGGTTAAG GTGAGGCTGCAGGTCCAGAGTGTGGACAAGCCTCTGTACCGTGGGACCTTTCACTGTTTCCAGTCCATCATTCGGCAGGAGACG TTATTTGGTTTGTACAAAGGCATCGGATCCCCCATGATGGGCCTCACATTCATCAACGCCATAGTGTTCGGAGTCCAGAGGAACACCATGCGTCTGCTGGGACACGACACCCCGATGAACCAGTTCCTGGCGGGCGCAGCAGCGGGCACCATCCAGTGTGTCATCTGCTGCCCCATGGAGCTGGCTAAAACCCGGCTGCAGCTGCAGGGTACTGGAGAGAAGAAGTCCTCCAGGAAGTTGTACAAGAATTCCCTGGACTGCTTGGTACGCATCTACAACCGGGAGGGTCTGCGGGGCGTGAACAGAGGCATGGTCACCACACTGATCCGCGAGATGCCCGGCTTCGGGGTGTACTTCCTGGCCTACGACGTGCTGACGCGTGGACTCGGGTGTGAGCCAGATGACCGCTTCATGATCCCCAAACTGCTGTTCGCAGGGGGCATGGCTGGCATCGCATCCTGGCTGTCCACCTATCCTGTGGATGTGATTAAATCGCGGCTGCAGGCggacggggtggggggggtgTACCGATACAGCAGCATCGCCGACTGTGTGCGGCAGAGCGTCAGGAGAGAGGGCTACATGGTGTTCACACGAGGCCTCACCTCCACGCTGCTGAGAGCCTTCCCCGTCAATGCAGCCACTTTCGCCACCGTCACCCTCATCCTCATGTACTCCCGGGGGGAGGGGCAAGGACCTAAAGACTGCGAGTTGGCCCCGACGGGTCACCAGGCGCAGCTTCAGCAGCAGGCCCACCCCTCCAGCCTGTGA
- the LOC117440164 gene encoding mitochondrial basic amino acids transporter-like isoform X2, whose protein sequence is MMGLTFINAIVFGVQRNTMRLLGHDTPMNQFLAGAAAGTIQCVICCPMELAKTRLQLQGTGEKKSSRKLYKNSLDCLVRIYNREGLRGVNRGMVTTLIREMPGFGVYFLAYDVLTRGLGCEPDDRFMIPKLLFAGGMAGIASWLSTYPVDVIKSRLQADGVGGVYRYSSIADCVRQSVRREGYMVFTRGLTSTLLRAFPVNAATFATVTLILMYSRGEGQGPKDCELAPTGHQAQLQQQAHPSSL, encoded by the coding sequence ATGATGGGCCTCACATTCATCAACGCCATAGTGTTCGGAGTCCAGAGGAACACCATGCGTCTGCTGGGACACGACACCCCGATGAACCAGTTCCTGGCGGGCGCAGCAGCGGGCACCATCCAGTGTGTCATCTGCTGCCCCATGGAGCTGGCTAAAACCCGGCTGCAGCTGCAGGGTACTGGAGAGAAGAAGTCCTCCAGGAAGTTGTACAAGAATTCCCTGGACTGCTTGGTACGCATCTACAACCGGGAGGGTCTGCGGGGCGTGAACAGAGGCATGGTCACCACACTGATCCGCGAGATGCCCGGCTTCGGGGTGTACTTCCTGGCCTACGACGTGCTGACGCGTGGACTCGGGTGTGAGCCAGATGACCGCTTCATGATCCCCAAACTGCTGTTCGCAGGGGGCATGGCTGGCATCGCATCCTGGCTGTCCACCTATCCTGTGGATGTGATTAAATCGCGGCTGCAGGCggacggggtggggggggtgTACCGATACAGCAGCATCGCCGACTGTGTGCGGCAGAGCGTCAGGAGAGAGGGCTACATGGTGTTCACACGAGGCCTCACCTCCACGCTGCTGAGAGCCTTCCCCGTCAATGCAGCCACTTTCGCCACCGTCACCCTCATCCTCATGTACTCCCGGGGGGAGGGGCAAGGACCTAAAGACTGCGAGTTGGCCCCGACGGGTCACCAGGCGCAGCTTCAGCAGCAGGCCCACCCCTCCAGCCTGTGA
- the vrtn gene encoding vertnin: MIQRKEVVFSVLGELQEATESSGLDALTRVALEVDQVLAPFLLPEAPCQDFPEWAGVDYTSQGLYPADAPMGLLPLNCKGEGNLLFDAVSMLLVGHTGLSLELQVRTVLEMVLWKRYYLSGMIDSKVMLQAVRFGLCAEESEDMLNLPATVLEAIFDADVKASCFPGSYANMWHVYALSSVLQFKIYSIYPMFNLKIRPYFNRLIRPRIWPKDCEPATLHIMWSGKMQPDSRFKPNHFVALVQTCDLTFGSPDREKSVSPTKSEELLNQDLQLSYPGLKDKYNITKRTFYRWKRQTQEHCKKSAARYEAKYFLQACYLEGRLIPLHQFKEFFPEISRSSYYNWKHELLKSGGNFSTTSSNGEISPGENTEQDAWSSPEAKHDELDHQDSLANIFGLGLSKLDVERAQNVAHMQEAKRCLQNCIAMNASLPFRIFKSHFPGISRSTYYNWRREALMFNRGYKGSTGSSEESSDADKSPKSLLQVLPNLNQAFVPRMRISRRKHRSFRLAYMSKKQLRDAAKLHVQKSRCSLTKFKLKFPSMSPCFYWLWRNSQTGKKKIVMQNDKVDIPVIIENTVPEKQILEIKIDKNVFPFVESPTYLERNPIPSFHAPHSQHIFHSKAPVDEQMFAMDVVALANFKAKAKLFLQQRFEEKSFPSFKEFRSYFPFTPRSTYYMWKRALHHGVSLVQGQPFVQLK; the protein is encoded by the exons ATGATTCAGAGGAAGgaggttgtgttttctgttctGGGGGAGCTGCAGGAGGCCACAGAGAGCTCCGGCCTCGATGCTCTGACCAGAGTGGCCCTGGAGGTGGACCAGGTCCTCGCTCCCTTCCTGCTCCCCGAGGCACCCTGTCAGGATTTCCCTGAGTGGGCAGGCGTGGATTACACATCTCAAGGCCTGTACCCTGCCGATGCTCCCATGGGCCTCCTGCCTCTCAACTGCAAAGGAGAGGGCAACCTGCTGTTTGATGCTGTTAGCATGCTGTTAGTGGGCCACACTGGACTTAGcttggagctgcag GTACGAACAGTGTTGGAAATGGTGCTGTGGAAGAGATACTACCTGTCTGGGATGATTGATTCAAAAGTGATGCTGCAGGCTGTTCGCTTTGGCCTCTGCGCTGAAGAGTCTGAGGACATGCTTAACCTGCCTGCAACTGTCTTGGAGGCCATTTTTGATGCAGATGTCAAAGCTTCCTGCTTCCCCGGTTCCTACGCCAACATGTGGCACGTGTACGCCCTGTCCTCAGTCCTGCAGTTTAAAATCTACTCGATCTACCCCATGTTCAACCTTAAGATTCGACCCTATTTCAACCGCCTCATTCGCCCAAGGATCTGGCCTAAAGACTGTGAGCCAGCAACCCTCCACATCATGTGGTCTGGCAAGATGCAGCCTGACTCACGTTTCAAGCCTAACCACTTTGTGGCACTAGTTCAGACATGTGACCTCACATTTGGAAGTCCTGACCGTGAGAAGAGTGTCTCGCCTACCAAGAGCGAGGAGCTCCTGAACCAGGACTTGCAGCTTTCTTACCCGGGTCTGAAGGACAAGTACAACATCACCAAGAGGACCTTCTACCGCTGGAAGAGGCAAACGCAGGAGCACTGCAAAAAGTCAGCAGCCAGGTACGAGGCAAAATATTTCCTGCAAGCCTGCTACTTGGAAGGCAGGCTCATTCCTCTGCACCAGTTTAAAGAGTTTTTCCCTGAAATCTCCAGGTCGTCGTACTACAACTGGAAGCACGAGCTGCTGAAATCCGGAGGAAACTTCTCCACAACGTCATCGAATGGAGAGATTAGTCCTGGAGAAAACACAGAGCAAGACGCCTGGTCTTCGCCTGAAGCGAAGCATGATGAGCTGGACCACCAAGACAGCCTGGCCAATATATTTGGCCTCGGCCTGAGCAAACTGGATGTAGAGCGGGCCCAGAATGTAGCACACATGCAGGAAGCAAAGCGCTGTCTGCAAAATTGCATTGCCATGAATGCCTCCCTCCCCTTCAGGATCTTCAAGAGTCATTTCCCCGGGATCTCCAGATCAACTTACTACAACTGGAGGAGAGAAGCCTTGATGTTCAACAGAGGTTACAAAGGAAGCACGGGTAGCAGTGAGGAAAGCTCAGATGCCGACAAAAGTCCAAAAAGTCTGTTGCAGGTTCTGCCTAACCTCAACCAAGCTTTCGTTCCCAGAATGAGAATCAGCAGGCGGAAACACAGGAGTTTCAGGCTAGCATACATGAGTAAAAAACAGCTAAGAGATGCTGCAAAGCTGCATGTCCAGAAGTCCAGATGTTCCCTGACAAAGTTCAAGCTCAAGTTCCCATCCATGTCCCCTTGCTTCTACTGGCTCTGGCGTAACAGTCAGACCGGCAAGAAGAAGATCGTCATGCAGAACGATAAGGTGGACATCCCCGTGATCATCGAGAACACGGTACCAGAAAAACAAATCCTGGAGATAAAAATAGATAAAAATGTGTTCCCATTTGTCGAGAGTCCTACATATCTAGAAAGGAACCCCATACCCTCCTTCCATGCCCCACATTCACAGCACATCTTTCACAGCAAGGCCCCCGTGGACGAGCAGATGTTTGCGATGGATGTTGTGGCTCTGGCCAACTTCAAGGCCAAGGCTAAGCTGTTCTTGCAGCAACGCTTCGAGGAGAAATCATTCCCCTCCTTTAAAGAGTTCAGGTCTTACTTCCCCTTCACTCCACGCTCAACATATTACATGTGGAAGCGAGCTTTGCATCACGGGGTGTCGCTGGTTCAAGGGCAACCATTTGTGCAATTAAAATGA